The Chitinophaga parva genome has a window encoding:
- a CDS encoding 2'-5' RNA ligase family protein encodes MQVHPAVATQTTLFEAEQVFDYLLVINPDSQVSEDVKGMKMRLANALGYYNSQFSKAHISLFRSEFPRRFEDTFIEMLETVSKRQNGFTVYTSRLEKFDHGTSKHTIYVNVANPKPVAELHRKILQLFNLAGSHFVPHITVARSINTDQMLKVYDHVRNQLFVRSFDCHSFRLLRKPATGGHYEVVKEFTFGEPDAQGHTLFNHAA; translated from the coding sequence ATGCAAGTACATCCAGCAGTAGCAACCCAAACTACACTTTTTGAAGCAGAGCAGGTATTTGATTACCTGCTGGTCATTAACCCGGATTCCCAGGTAAGTGAAGATGTGAAGGGCATGAAGATGCGCCTGGCCAATGCTTTAGGCTATTACAACAGCCAGTTTTCCAAAGCGCATATTTCGTTGTTCCGTTCGGAGTTCCCGAGGCGTTTTGAGGATACATTCATAGAGATGCTGGAAACGGTTTCCAAGCGTCAGAATGGATTCACGGTATACACCTCGCGGTTGGAGAAGTTTGACCATGGCACATCCAAACATACCATTTATGTGAACGTGGCTAATCCCAAGCCGGTTGCAGAGTTGCACCGTAAGATCCTGCAATTGTTCAACCTGGCGGGCAGTCACTTTGTGCCGCATATCACGGTGGCACGGTCCATTAATACGGACCAGATGCTGAAAGTATATGACCACGTGCGCAACCAGTTGTTTGTGCGCAGTTTTGATTGCCACAGTTTCCGGTTGCTTCGCAAACCTGCTACTGGCGGGCATTACGAAGTAGTGAAGGAATTTACTTTTGGTGAGCCGGATGCCCAGGGGCATACTTTGTTCAATCACGCGGCATAG
- a CDS encoding acylphosphatase translates to MEKIHKEVIVRGLVQGVSFRAYARREAAKLGITGTVKNQADGSVAIVAEGSPANMESFIAWSRKGPLMASVEQVEVSDGPVKGYDEFMIIR, encoded by the coding sequence ATGGAAAAAATACACAAAGAGGTCATTGTGCGGGGGCTGGTACAGGGAGTGAGTTTCAGGGCCTATGCCCGCAGGGAGGCTGCGAAGCTGGGCATTACCGGCACAGTGAAGAACCAGGCAGACGGCAGTGTGGCTATTGTGGCAGAGGGATCGCCTGCGAATATGGAATCGTTTATTGCATGGAGCCGGAAAGGTCCATTGATGGCGTCTGTAGAGCAGGTGGAAGTATCAGACGGCCCGGTAAAGGGCTATGATGAATTTATGATCATCCGGTAA
- a CDS encoding M56 family metallopeptidase produces the protein MNPLVPFTADIVRALGWAILHSIWQTFFIWACLRLVLRLLPSASARIKYNLSYLSLSGAFVWFVVTFCQQWQALRQAAIITQQLISLTGQQVILPAAAGAPYRNQQALIGLFPSLEGYFPLLVAVYMAGVIIMGVKMVADLHQLSSIRKRQLHEPDLAWKMHLQKLADQLDIRGHVDLFISHYLQVPVMIGFFKPVILLPVALFTNLQPDQVEAILLHELAHIKRNDYLLNIFQTIVETTLFFNPFIWWISKNIRLEREHCCDDLVIARMDQPLGYAKALVALEEYRLNSNPLAMAAASKQQHLFHRIKRIMEMKTKNLNYSQKILALLIVATGLFSIAWLNPVRSKQRAEKALKADTTITGTLTTTKDSSGNYTARYFSTDDSAVPAPPVPPPPPPPGMTPIAPVPPVGSDATPDAPLPPPPPNFNMNFAYTFNADSSNNMVFAATPNTVYQFDNHFVFDTTPRKVFFTQDVNLEEAMRQADKAMKAVDWKKINAEVDEAMKKVDWNKINKEITKAMKDVDTSLPGLNTEAFKAQLRSSVLQKAQLQAMRQQWTANKTAWEAGSKERQKAMQEAMKAKQAALEEAMKARGKAMASADKARVKELQDAQQAQEEAMRAMKQATAMQMQTFRFTLDSNRRALEVQHAKWERDVEEGQRRSSDKYRALIGQMQSDKLIDTTSYDIQKQGDDLYINGKKQPADVANKYKSFFPEKGNVKIKGSNKSGHRSLNIDVDTKD, from the coding sequence ATGAATCCCCTGGTGCCTTTTACAGCTGATATTGTACGCGCGCTCGGATGGGCCATTTTGCACTCCATCTGGCAAACCTTCTTTATCTGGGCCTGTCTCCGGCTCGTGCTACGCCTGTTGCCATCGGCCAGCGCCCGGATCAAGTACAATCTTTCGTACCTCTCGCTCTCAGGCGCCTTTGTGTGGTTTGTCGTTACTTTTTGCCAGCAATGGCAGGCCCTAAGGCAGGCTGCCATTATTACACAGCAGTTGATCAGCCTCACCGGCCAGCAGGTAATACTGCCGGCAGCAGCGGGGGCGCCTTACAGGAACCAGCAGGCACTGATAGGGCTTTTCCCCAGCCTGGAAGGCTACTTTCCTTTGCTGGTGGCCGTTTACATGGCAGGCGTGATCATCATGGGGGTAAAAATGGTTGCAGACCTGCACCAGCTAAGCAGCATCCGCAAACGCCAGCTTCATGAGCCGGACCTTGCCTGGAAAATGCACCTGCAAAAGCTGGCAGACCAGCTGGATATTCGCGGGCATGTGGATCTTTTCATCTCCCACTACCTCCAGGTGCCCGTAATGATCGGCTTCTTCAAACCCGTGATACTGCTGCCGGTAGCCCTGTTTACCAACCTGCAGCCAGACCAGGTAGAGGCCATTTTACTGCACGAACTGGCACACATCAAACGCAATGATTATTTATTGAATATTTTCCAAACCATTGTTGAAACAACCCTCTTTTTTAACCCGTTCATCTGGTGGATCTCCAAAAACATCCGCCTGGAAAGGGAACACTGCTGCGACGACCTGGTGATAGCCCGCATGGACCAACCACTTGGTTATGCCAAAGCACTGGTGGCGCTGGAGGAATACCGGTTGAACTCCAACCCACTGGCGATGGCAGCTGCCAGTAAGCAGCAGCATTTATTTCATCGCATAAAACGCATTATGGAAATGAAAACTAAGAACCTGAACTATAGTCAAAAAATACTTGCCCTGCTGATCGTGGCCACCGGCCTGTTCTCCATCGCATGGCTCAATCCTGTGCGCAGCAAACAGCGCGCGGAGAAAGCGCTAAAGGCAGATACTACCATTACCGGTACACTGACCACCACAAAGGATTCCAGCGGTAATTACACCGCACGGTATTTCTCCACGGACGACAGTGCCGTACCTGCACCGCCGGTTCCGCCACCGCCGCCACCTCCGGGTATGACGCCCATTGCCCCCGTACCACCCGTTGGTTCGGACGCAACACCTGACGCACCTCTCCCTCCGCCCCCACCGAATTTCAACATGAATTTTGCATACACCTTCAATGCAGATTCATCAAACAACATGGTGTTTGCAGCCACCCCCAATACCGTTTACCAGTTCGACAACCACTTTGTGTTTGACACCACGCCGCGCAAGGTTTTCTTTACCCAGGATGTAAACCTGGAAGAAGCCATGCGGCAGGCTGATAAGGCCATGAAAGCAGTGGACTGGAAAAAGATCAATGCCGAGGTAGATGAGGCTATGAAAAAAGTGGACTGGAACAAAATAAACAAGGAGATCACCAAAGCCATGAAGGATGTAGATACTTCCCTGCCCGGCCTGAACACGGAGGCATTCAAAGCACAACTGCGGTCCAGCGTATTGCAGAAAGCCCAATTGCAGGCCATGCGCCAGCAGTGGACTGCTAACAAGACCGCCTGGGAAGCCGGCTCCAAAGAGCGCCAGAAAGCCATGCAGGAGGCCATGAAAGCCAAACAGGCAGCCCTGGAAGAAGCGATGAAGGCCCGCGGAAAAGCGATGGCGAGTGCAGACAAGGCCCGGGTAAAAGAACTCCAGGATGCCCAGCAAGCCCAGGAAGAAGCGATGCGCGCTATGAAGCAGGCTACTGCCATGCAAATGCAGACTTTCCGCTTTACCCTGGATTCCAACCGCCGTGCACTTGAGGTACAGCACGCCAAATGGGAACGTGATGTTGAGGAAGGCCAGCGCCGCTCCAGCGATAAATACCGCGCCCTCATTGGCCAGATGCAATCAGACAAGCTCATTGATACCACTTCCTACGACATTCAGAAGCAGGGAGATGACCTCTACATCAATGGTAAAAAACAACCCGCTGATGTTGCGAACAAGTACAAGTCATTCTTCCCGGAAAAAGGGAATGTGAAGATCAAAGGCAGTAATAAATCCGGGCACCGTTCATTGAATATTGATGTGGATACGAAGGATTAA
- a CDS encoding BlaI/MecI/CopY family transcriptional regulator, producing the protein MSNKSIKPTESELEILAILWEKGPATVRDIHEVLERSKDAGYTTTLKLMQIMHEKGLVYRDTSAKTHVYRAAVSQQDTQQQLLSKMIDTVFNGSASQLVLQALGNRKASAAELDAIKAYLDQIEKKGNNK; encoded by the coding sequence ATGAGCAATAAATCCATCAAGCCAACGGAAAGTGAACTGGAGATCCTGGCCATTCTCTGGGAGAAGGGCCCCGCTACGGTGCGGGACATTCATGAGGTCCTGGAACGCAGCAAGGACGCCGGTTACACCACCACCCTGAAGCTGATGCAGATTATGCATGAAAAGGGGCTGGTGTACCGCGATACCAGCGCCAAAACACATGTATACCGCGCCGCCGTATCCCAGCAGGATACCCAGCAACAATTACTGAGTAAAATGATCGATACCGTCTTTAATGGCTCTGCATCACAGCTGGTGCTGCAGGCGTTGGGCAATCGCAAAGCCTCCGCCGCGGAACTGGACGCTATTAAAGCATACCTGGACCAGATCGAAAAGAAGGGCAATAACAAGTAG